One segment of Thamnophis elegans isolate rThaEle1 chromosome 16, rThaEle1.pri, whole genome shotgun sequence DNA contains the following:
- the DOLK gene encoding dolichol kinase, protein MWNQPVLVESLVVFAIVLCVHSVVWDRFSWSALVLAVQAFYIQFKWDHLLRLGGAVFQFRTTANSGLLPSCMVIPLLGIVMKERCQVAGIVYFERLGIVVACTGMMIALFLSVIALGITKPVPTNTCVLTGIAGTLIIYTMKHSLTISEVIEVLEVLLIFVYLSMILLYLLPRCFTPGEALLILTGLSFVLNQLIKRSLNVSENRGSPVDFFLLVVVVGVVLLGLSFAVLFFFMDSATWTSSMFFHMMTAVLSLGVVMPWLYRLIRRNPLTWLFQLLSQTQVRIHLLSYWTLLASLACAIVLYQNVKRSSGSKKHQASTVTRKYFHFIVVATYVPGLIYDRQLLYVAAVICLAVFILLEYIRYFTIKPFGQTLRQLLSLFLDERDSGPLILTHIYLLLGMSFPVWLVPRPCAPKGALTGAGALAPYSGVLAVGVGDSVASIFGSTMGEVKWPGTKKTFEGTMSSIFAQIIAVALIVIFDSSVDLNASYSWILVSITLVSFLEAYTTQVDNLLLPLYLHILFML, encoded by the coding sequence ATGTGGAACCAACCGGTTCTGGTGGAATCGCTGGTGGTGTTTGCCATCGTGCTTTGCGTGCACAGCGTGGTCTGGGACCGCTTCTCGTGGTCCGCCCTCGTCCTCGCCGTCCAAGCCTTCTACATCCAGTTTAAGTGGGACCACCTCCTCCGCCTGGGTGGGGCTGTGTTCCAGTTCAGGACCACGGCCAACAGCGGCCTCCTCCCCTCCTGCATGGTTATCCCTCTGCTGGGCATCGTGATGAAGGAAAGGTGCCAAGTGGCTGGCATTGTCTACTTCGAGCGCCTGGGCATTGTCGTGGCCTGCACCGGCATGATGATCGCCCTCTTCCTGTCGGTGATCGCTTTGGGAATTACTAAGCCGGTGCCAACGAACACCTGCGTGCTGACCGGGATTGCCGGGACGCTGATCATCTACACCATGAAGCATTCCTTAACCATCTCCGAAGTGATCGAAGTGCTGGAGGTGTTGCTCATTTTCGTCTACCTCAGCATGATCCTGCTGTACCTGTTGCCTCGGTGCTTCACCCCCGGGGAGGCCCTGCTGATCCTCACCGGCCTGAGTTTCGTCCTCAACCAGCTCATCAAGCGCTCTCTGAATGTCAGCGAGAACCGAGGGAGCCCCGTGGACTTCTTCCTCCTAGTCGTGGTGGTAGGAGTGGTCCTGCTGGGCCTCTCCTTCGCGGTGCTGTTCTTCTTCATGGATTCCGCCACCTGGACCTCCTCCATGTTTTTCCACATGATGACCGCCGTCCTGAGCCTCGGCGTGGTCATGCCTTGGCTCTACCGCCTGATCCGCAGGAATCCCTTGACGTGGCTCTTCCAGTTGCTCTCCCAAACCCAGGTCAGAATTCACCTGCTCTCCTACTGGACCCTCCTGGCTTCTCTGGCCTGCGCCATCGTCCTGTATCAAAACGTCAAGCGGTCCTCCGGTTCTAAAAAGCACCAGGCTTCAACCGTCACCCGGAAGTACTTCCATTTCATCGTGGTGGCCACTTACGTCCCTGGGCTGATCTACGACCGGCAACTGTTGTACGTGGCGGCCGTCATCTGCCTGGCCGTCTTCATTCTTCTTGAGTACATCCGCTACTTCACCATCAAGCCCTTCGGACAGACGCTGCGCCAGCTGCTCTCCCTGTTCTTGGACGAGCGGGACAGCGGGCCTTTGATCTTGACTCACATCTACCTTCTGCTCGGGATGTCCTTCCCGGTGTGGCTGGTGCCGAGGCCGTGCGCCCCCAAAGGTGCCCTGACGGGGGCAGGAGCCCTGGCTCCGTACTCCGGGGTTCTGGCTGTAGGCGTGGGGGACTCGGTGGCGTCCATCTTCGGCAGCACGATGGGGGAAGTCAAATGGCCCGGGACCAAGAAAACCTTTGAAGGAACCATGTCGTCCATATTTGCCCAAATCATTGCGGTTGCCCTGATTGTGATTTTTGACAGTTCTGTGGACTTGAACGCCAGCTACTCCTGGATCTTGGTCTCCATTACCCTGGTGTCGTTTTTAGAAGCTTACACCACGCAGGTGGACAATTTACTCTTGCCGCTCTACCTCCACATCCTGTTCATGCTTTAG